A window from Pseudobutyrivibrio ruminis HUN009 encodes these proteins:
- a CDS encoding sugar O-acetyltransferase: MNNIERRDKELVYISDDEVFEEQKIARRLTQELNTVDRADFDAIKKIVNKLLGKSDSDTFINPPFYCDYGSHIEVGKNFFANYNCTMLDVGRIRIGDNVQIAPNVAIYTAGHPVHPATRNTLYEYGIDVTIGNNVWIGGNVVICPGVTIGDNTVIGAGSVVTKDIPAWSIAAGNPCRVIRKITEDDRNKYFAGREIDEEAWQDILRIQREANDEQKYPKA, translated from the coding sequence ATGAACAACATCGAGCGTAGAGACAAAGAGCTGGTATATATTTCCGATGATGAGGTATTTGAGGAGCAAAAGATTGCCAGAAGGCTTACACAGGAGCTGAATACTGTAGATAGGGCAGACTTTGATGCTATCAAGAAGATAGTTAATAAGCTTCTAGGAAAATCAGATAGTGATACATTTATAAATCCTCCTTTTTATTGTGATTATGGAAGCCATATAGAGGTTGGTAAGAATTTCTTCGCAAACTACAATTGCACCATGTTGGATGTTGGAAGAATTAGAATAGGTGATAATGTGCAGATAGCTCCAAATGTAGCTATATATACTGCGGGCCATCCAGTGCATCCTGCCACAAGAAACACTTTGTATGAATATGGAATAGATGTAACCATAGGCAACAATGTGTGGATTGGGGGCAATGTGGTGATATGTCCTGGAGTAACAATAGGGGATAACACTGTGATTGGTGCTGGTTCTGTAGTGACTAAGGATATTCCGGCCTGGTCTATTGCAGCAGGAAATCCTTGCCGCGTAATAAGAAAAATAACAGAGGATGACCGCAACAAATATTTTGCCGGCAGGGAGATAGACGAAGAAGCATGGCAGGATATTCTGCGAATCCAGCGCGAAGCAAATGATGAGCAGAAATATCCGAAGGCATAA